A window of Puntigrus tetrazona isolate hp1 chromosome 11, ASM1883169v1, whole genome shotgun sequence contains these coding sequences:
- the plppr3b gene encoding phospholipid phosphatase-related protein type 3, whose amino-acid sequence MMTAREKMKKKPPKDSLTLLPCFYFVELPIVASSMVSLYFLELTDVLQPAQVGFRCHDRSLSMPYVDSGDELIPLLMLLSLAFAGPAASIMIGEGLLYCMQSKLKVRPGIEGSINAGGCNFNSFLRRTVRFVGVHVFGLCATALVTDVIQLATGYHTPFFLTVCKPNYTVPGVACDKNPYITKDICSGQDQHAILSARKTFPSQHATLSSFAAVYISMYFNSTISDSTKLLKPVLVFAFAIAAALTGLTQITQYRSHPIDVYVGFCIGAGIAAYLAFHAVANFKSPEDTIIPQPPPLQKDALRALAQRGHDSVYNKGHASESNEEITSPACLDGLNRPVQREKTSLGSLKRASVDVELLAPRSPMGKETMVTFSNTLPRATAPEEPTRRLVTVPVPVPLDPMRSQQLVSEWKQKSMEMRGGSLPDEDTSDQGSDGGNDTTTEEDSVHSSVYSSVQPSAKPANPPAGARVVMPPRPPAQPSVPPPVSPKSASTRAKWLSITEKSGANIPVLKAGNQPRIMQVIAMSKQQGLLTGSAKSSETSSSSGTSSITGTESSPNRSERDSGSGIITVDAHAPHHPVVRMTSNPNNPWEWRGSSEGNMAESYELKNLNRDGSRGYRNVRSGSPCSSTSEPDHGLPQPPHPPQPPLPPQLPPMGHTSEGRSLRRKTPLVLLDREGNLNHMEQDNYYKKLQSGRHYKE is encoded by the exons ATGATGACTGCACGTgaaaaaatgaagaagaaacCACCCAAAGACAGTCTGACGCTGTTACCGTGCTTCTATTTCGTCGAG CTACCCATCGTGGCGTCCTCCATGGTTTCGCTGTACTTCCTGGAACTGACGGACGTGCTCCAGCCGGCTCAGGTGGGGTTCCGCTGCCATGACCGGTCGCTCAGCATGCCGTACGTGGACAGCGGCGACGAGCTCATCCCTCTGCTCATGCTCCTGAGTCTGGCGTTCGCCGGCCCTGCTGCCTCC ATCATGATTGGTGAAGGTCTGCTGTATTGCATGCAGTCCAAACTGAAGGTCCGTCCAGGGATCGAAGGAAGCATAAATGCTGGTGGATGTAATTTTAACTCTTTTCTGCGGAGAACCGTTCGTTTTGTTG GGGTTCACGTGTTCGGTCTTTGTGCAACGGCACTGGTTACAGATGTCATCCAGCTTGCCACTGGCTACCACACACCGTTCTTTCTCACGGTGTGCAAACCCAATTACACGGTCCCAGGTGTGGCCTGTGACAAGAACCCTTACATCACCAAAGACATTTGCTCTGGCCAGGATCAGCATGCTATTCTGTCTGCCAG GAAAACCTTCCCTTCCCAGCATGCAACCCTCTCTTCCTTTGCTGCTGTTTATATTTCA ATGTACTTCAATTCAACGATTTCTGATAGCACCAAGCTGCTCAAACCCGTTCTGGTGTTTGCCTTTGCCATCGCGGCTGCGTTGACGGGACTCACTCAGATCACCCAGTACCGCAGTCACCCGATCGATGTTTACGTTGGGTTCTGTATTGGGGCTGGTATTGCAGCGTATTTG GCTTTCCATGCTGTCGCCAACTTCAAATCTCCAGAGGACACCATCATTCCGCAACCTCCTCCTCTTCAGAAGGATGCTTTAAGGGCTCTGGCCCAGAGAGGCCACGACTCTGTCTATAACAAAGGCCACGCTTCTGAGAGCAATGAGGAAATAACATCACCAGCATGTCTAGATGGGCTGAACCGACCTGTACAGCGGGAGAAAACCTCGTTGGGAAGCTTAAAGAGAGCCAGCGTGGATGTAGAGCTACTGGCGCCCCGCAGCCCAATGGGTAAggagaccatggtaaccttcaGCAACACATTACCCAGGGCTACAGCTCCAGAGGAGCCAACGAGGCGTCTGGTGACAGTACCTGTTCCAGTACCACTAGACCCCATGAGGTCACAGCAATTAGTGTCTGAATGGAAGCAAAAGTCAATGGAAATGCGAGGCGGCAGCTTGCCCGATGAGGACACCAGTGATCAGGGCTCAGATGGCGGCAACGACACGACCACAGAGGAGGACAGCGTCCACTCTTCAGTTTATTCGTCTGTTCAACCATCAGCCAAACCGGCTAACCCCCCTGCAGGCGCAAGAGTAGTGATGCCTCCTCGTCCCCCAGCACAGCCTTCAGTCCCTCCACCTGTGTCCCCTAAAAGCGCCAGCACTCGGGCCAAATGGCTGTCCATCACAGAGAAAAGTGGTGCTAATATTCCAGTCCTCAAGGCAGGAAATCAGCCACGGATCATGCAGGTCATTGCCATGTCAAAGCAACAGGGACTCCTGACTGGATCGGCCAAATCGTCAGAGACCTCGTCCTCTTCTGGTACCTCATCCATCACGGGCACAGAATCATCGCCTAATCGCTCGGAACGCGACAGCGGTTCAGGCATCATCACGGTTGATGCCCATGCCCCCCACCACCCCGTAGTCCGTATGACCTCCAACCCCAATAACCCTTGGGAGTGGAGAGGATCTTCTGAAGGAAACATGGCTGAGTCGTACGAGCTTAAAAACCTCAACCGCGATGGTTCCCGTGGTTACCGCAATGTAAGGAGCGGCTCTCCTTGTTCCTCCACCAGCGAGCCCGATCACGGACTGCCCCAGCCTCCGCATCCTCCCCAACCACCACTTCCCCCTCAACTCCCACCCATGGGTCACACCTCAGAGGGTCGCAGTCTGCGCCGCAAGACCCCTCTAGTTCTGCTGGATAGGGAGGGCAATCTGAACCACATGGAACAGGACAACTACTACAAAAAGTTACAAAGTGGCAGGCATTACAAAGAGTGA
- the med16 gene encoding LOW QUALITY PROTEIN: mediator of RNA polymerase II transcription subunit 16 (The sequence of the model RefSeq protein was modified relative to this genomic sequence to represent the inferred CDS: inserted 1 base in 1 codon), producing the protein MEIAYVCEWEKRPKSNHCPSIPLVCAWSCRNLIAFTTDLKNEEDDKGLDNAFITNITRPVDMSHMIHIIDSDHPWDVNSINSGHTEVISCLEWDQSGSRLLSADGDGQIKCWGMTEHLVNSWECTQSSSLDGEPIVALSWLHNGVKLALHVEKSGSTNFGEKFSRVKFSPSLTLFGGKPMEGWLAVTVSGLVTVSLLKPNGTLLTASESLCRLRGRVALADIAFTGGGNIVVAATDGSSSSPVQFYKVCVSVVNEKCRIDTELLPSLFMRCTTDPVRRDKYPAVTHLKFLTRENSEQVLLCASSQMGSIVECWSLRKEGLPVNNIFQHRSPVVGEKQPMILKWRILSATNDLDRVSAVXLPKLPISISNTDLKVASDTKFFPGLGLALAFHDGSIQILHRLSLHTMGVFYGSSGSSQRVGEEPAIKRQRAGGPTLHFKALQFSWTSLALVGVDNHGKLHMIRVSPSMGQMLDMNTLLRHLLFLLEYCMVTGYDWWDVLLHAQPGMVHNLLEKLHEEYMRQNQALQQVLSTRIVAVKASLCKLSSATAARACDFHAKLLLIAISSTLKSLLRPHVLNTPDKSPGDRLSEICAKNTDTDIDKVMINLKTEEFVLDGPPLQSLQQLIQWVGDFVLYLLANLPNQGSIVRPGFGFLRDGASLGMLREMLVMIRIWGLLKPGCLPIYTATSDNQDSMFLLFRLLTKLWLCSRDESHPQDPDETLIDECCLLPSQLLVPSMDWLPINDGVITKIQSKHPLRLQFGKPYTLPGVNPNTQVEVFRSPASQRMDHLRCLHLGISPTEDSKACTRCGCVTMLRSPNKTNAMRQWEQRWIKNCLCGGLWRRIPSALT; encoded by the exons ATGGAGATCGCGTATGTTTGCGAGTGGGAGAAGAGACCCAAGAGCAACCACTGCCCGTCGATCCCTCTGGTGTGCGCCTGGTCCTGCAGAAACCTCATCGCCTTCACCACTGACCTGAAGAACGAGGAGGATGACAAAGGTCTGGACAATGCCTTCATTACCAACATCACCAGACCCGTCG ATATGAGTCATATGATACACATCATTGACAGTGATCACCCCTGGGATGTGAACTCCATCAACTCTGGCCACACTGAAGTCATTTCCTGCCTGGAATGGGACCAGTCAG GTTCGAGGCTGTTGTCTGCCGATGGAGACGGTCAGATCAAGTGTTGGGGAATGACGGAGCACCTGGTGAACAGCTGGGAGTGCACACAGAGCAGCTCGTTGGACGGAGAGCCGATCGTAGCCCTGTCATGGCTGCACAACGGAGTTAAACTCGCCCTGCACGTCGAAAAG TCTGGCTCCACCAACTTTGGAGAGAAGTTTTCCCGGGTGAAGTTCTCCCCCTCTCTGACGCTGTTTGGCGGGAAGCCCATGGAGGGCTGGTTGGCGGTGACGGTGAGCGGCCTGGTGACCGTGTCGCTGCTGAAGCCGAACGGGACCCTGCTGACGGCCAGCGAGAGCCTGTGCAGGCTGAGGGGCCGAGTGGCGCTGGCTGACATCGCCTTCACCGGCGGAGGGAACATAGTGGTGGCGGCCACCGACGGCAGCAGCTCTTCTCCGGTGCAGTTCTATAAAGTGTGCGTGAGCGTGGTGAATGAGAAGTGCCGCATCGACACCGAGCTCTTGCCCTCGCTATTCATGCGCTGCACCACCGACCCCGTCCGGAGGGACAAATACCCCGCTGTCACTCACCTCAAATTCCTCACACGAGAAAACTCAGAGCAG gTGCTGCTATGTGCGTCCAGTCAGATGGGCAGCATTGTAGAGTGCTGGTCCTTGCGGAAGGAAGGGCTCCCTGTTAATAATATCTTTCAACATCGATCACCTGTGG TTGGTGAAAAGCAGCCAATGATTCTGAAGTGGCGCATCCTCTCAGCGACCAATGATCTGGACCGCGTGTCTGCTG GCCTGCCTAAACTACCCATCTCCATCTCGAACACTGATCTCAAAGTCGCCTCAGATACCAAGTTCTTCCCAGGCCTTG GTCTTGCCCTGGCCTTCCACGATGGCAGCATCCAGATCCTCCATCGCCTTTCCCTGCACACCATGGGAGTGTTCTACGGTTCCTCTGGTTCCTCCCAGCGCGTCGGAGAAGAACCTGCCATTAAACGCCAGAGAGCTGGCGGGCCGACGCTGCACTTTAAGGCCCTTCAGTTCTCCTGGACGTCTCTGGCTCTGGTGGGAGTGGACAATCATGGCAAG TTGCACATGATCCGCGTGTCTCCATCAATGGGCCAAATGTTGGACATGAACACACTCCTGCGGCACCTGCTGTTCCTCCTGGAGTACTGCATGGTGACGGGATACGACTGGTGGGACGTGCTGCTGCATGCTCAGCCAGGCATGGTGCATAACCTTCTGGAGAAGCTTCACGAGGAGTACATGAGACAAAACCAAGCTCTCCAGCAG GTATTGTCCACGCGTATAGTGGCAGTAAAGGCGTCTCTGTGTAAACTGTCATCTGCCACCGCAGCGAGAGCCTGTGACTTCCACGCCAAACTGCTCCTCATCGCTATCAGCTCCACGCTGAAGTCTTTACTGAGACCTCATGTGCTCAACACCCCCGACAAGAGTCCTGGAGACCGTCTCTCTGAGATCTGTGCTAAAAACACCGACACTG ATATTGATAAGGTGATGATCAACCTGAAGACGGAGGAGTTTGTTCTGGACGGACCTCCCCTCCAATCCCTCCAGCAGCTCATTCAGTGGGTGGGAGACTTTGTTCTTTATCTGCTGGCCAACCTGCCCAACCAG GGCTCCATCGTGCGTCCGGGGTTTGGGTTCCTGAGGGACGGTGCGTCTTTGGGTATGCTCAGAGAGATGCTGGTGATGATCCGTATTTGGGGCCTGTTAAAACCGGGCTGTTTGCCCATCTACACGGCCACATCTGACAACCAGGACAGCATGTTTCTGCTCTTCCGCTTGCTCACCAAACTCTGGCTCTGCT CTCGAGATGAGAGTCACCCGCAGGACCCCGATGAGACGTTGATTGACGAGTGCTGTCTGCTGCCCAGTCAGCTCCTGGTACCCAGCATGGACTGGCTGCCCATCAACGACGGTGTTATCACTAAGATCCAGAGCAAACACCCGCTCAGACTGCAGTTCGGCAAACCCTACACCCTGCCCGGAGTCAACCCTAACACACAGGTGGAGGTGTTCAG AAGTCCAGCGTCTCAGAGGATGGACCACCTGCGATGTTTACATTTAGGCATCTCTCCAACCGAGGACAGCAAAGCCTGCACCAG GTGCGGCTGCGTCACCATGCTGAGATCCCCAAATAAAACCAACGCCATGAGGCAGTGGGAGCAGCGCTGGATCAAGAACTGTCTGTGCGGAGGTCTCTGGAGAAGAATCCCCTCCGCGCTGACATAA